The DNA segment tagctgagttaGGGAAGGAGTGTACTATTCAACGGAACATGCTGCAATCGCAATcactgagccgtttctgagaactaggaatatcgtCCCCTGACCCCGTGGAAGTTGCTGGACcagtgtttgaaactggaatcggtagagggacaaattctaagatcaaccatgtaaaaattattgctctcggtCACTTGGTCGCAGAGCAATAAAAgctgaaaatcgaaatttaccTTCTTCTCGTGGTAATGTCTCCCCGACGAACCGCACTGTAATAGCGATTCTAGACGGGGTTATTGTGCCCTTTCGAATGACAatagcaaaattttgaaagtggtctcttttggtaCATTTGACATATTTCAACACGACATGCCTTGTAGAAGTGAGCCTGAAGTGtaagctttccaatgataccaaaTATGCCATGTATGATTCACAGGAAGCTATTTAGCCTAAAAATTTTGCATCACGGTCGCGGTCGGGCTGCTAGCAAATTTAGGACCATGGATAACGAAActtacaaataaatattacaaatTAATGTCTTTAAATTATGTCTAATTGTCTCAGGTGAGTTATCTGACGTATAATATTTActtatttttcacaacaaacatgaaaatagaaatttcgttttccatCGCCCTAAATTTGCTAGCAGCCCGACctcgatacaaaatctttagAGTAAATAGTTCTTGCTTATGAAGTCGtggtaaaataataattgtaatGACATTCATTtcctttttgtattttattttggaatattgacctttcttttgtaaattgaatttgaacgCAATAAACTTTATAATACAGTAATACAATGTGATCCGAAGTCAATCCGAAAAATATCCGATCCGATCCGAATCCGAAAATAGACAATCCGAATTCGTCGGTTCGGATCGgataaatctaaaatgaaTCCGATCCGAATCCGAAAATGTCAGGTAATTTTTTTCGGATTCAGAtcggctggtgaaaggtgatcaaaaaacgaaaacttgcacttttcttacaaaaaaatctcCAGTTATACGAGCCGTAGAgagtcgtgtggggtgtcattagatgtcacatgtactattgagccgaatatgGACTTATTGGTTTTAACATCTATCTTTTCTCTTAAAAtcttttcaaccgaagacttacactgttcttacagaaatttttcgatgtacacaaaacgtacatggtcgtgtggggtatcatttgaaagataattttAACACCATTCGGCTCAAAAGTACAAGTaacgagaaatttttgtaagaaaagtgcaagttttttttttatcacctTTCatcagccacacaagcttcgaacaatttttttgaaagcggTTTTagtttctagggtcgaagtcctttctaggtccatgtaaaaaattccacaagaaaatacgtccgatttattaggctgtttttcaaaagaatcccttttAAAGCGTGGTTTTTATTTGCCTTTCACAGACGCAACAACACCGACAGTATAATTGCCAGGTCTATTACTTGTTTTCGTCTAACTATTTTCAATACCATTCTtcgaaaatctgttacttcataaGTTTTATCATTTGTTCTTATCATGTAAGAACACATTAGCCAGAGTTcatcgtttgtttttgttgacgctgtcgacaacagatgcaAGAGGTTTGATCGGACAAATACACAGTACCGTccaccccccccccccccagacactttgacaaaaaatatatgtgaGCGTGAATAGTGTCACACCATTGTTACCGTCTTCTCAAATAAATCACAGAATAAATCTGCCCAAATTATACCACAAAAACCAATTATTCCTCGAATATGAgttataaattcaaatataatttatttattcgtacaaagttcatttacatttttggatattgCCATTGAAATATGGCGCGCTTAGGTCTGTtaatttgtataaatataattttatttattttccctGCTACTCAAACAAAAGTAGTCCTTAGAGATTTGAAAATAACGaaagaattgaattttaatttttttgttggtaataCCAGTCCTATAATTAATGAGTTCTTGTTTTAGTAATGAACGTTCATGATAATATTCCAATTACGTCACTCCCACAAAATAGTTATAGAACCAGGAAAGATATCAATATTATGACTAAATGCTTAAATGCCACTAGCACACTAGCTGCCACCATCGACTTCAATCACATTCACTCTACGAAAAATCCGGATACAGTTCATTATTGTTATTTCTATCATGTAAATTGTTTCGGTACAGTCTATTGTCATCGATATCATTCACTGCCGTCACAATTTTAATGAACACCACTTCAATTGCACATACCATAAACAATACCATAAAAACACACAGATTTGATTGAGCATTCGGTCCGTTGCTGACAGATATTCCAAATGGTGGTTCCATTGATGTTGATATTGTTTTAACCATTCCGAATTTCAACATAGCGAACAGGTACCACATTTAGTAATGTTAACACGGAACGATTCGAATAAGATTGGCGGTTCGAAGATGAattaatagttttttttttcttctttaacaAGTTTTAAATAATATAACTCGTTTTCGTACTATTTTCACTAGTCATGTTTCAAAGTGTTGTACATATGAACCATGCGGATTGtttataaacaacaacaattttcgaaatcaTCAACGCAACATATATAGAAAACAagtcgaactttttttttacatttttaatgtgattatgcaattttttggttgtttcttTTTTAGCTTATGCAATCAGCGTTATGCTACACTTACATTTATATGTATACAAAACGAACTTCTGATATTTGCACACTCTGAGAACACAACAACTGAGTTTGATTAGAGATCAATACTTATCTCCaaaatttcagtttgattCAATGCGATGATAGGTGTATATCACACAGCACAATTTGATAAAACATCTTTCGTACAATCTCTCACAATCATAACCAAGCTTAGACCGAATTGCGAGTTAATTGGTGTGttataaaaagtaaaagtaaacctcACTGAACGATGCAAATATGAGTGTGCAACACGAAATAAACACAGTATCGTCAACGACGTCTTTCTGGTATACAAGTTTTCTTCATTTGGGTTTCATTGAAAGAGTGGTGGGTCGGCGATCGGAAGTTTTTGTAGAATTGTTTCGATGGTAAAACGTATTATCATTTGGGTCAGTATGCAAGGCAGTGATATGTGTATGAATGAATTGTttgtataaatgaaaatttatggtCAATGAGGCATTATTACTAGGTGTAGACGTGTAGTAGAACTGTTGTACGAGATTATTATCGTTCATTCAATTTCTTAGAATGATCATAatgaaaacgaatgaagtcgaatgtttttataaataacATAAGTGAGATTGTTACGTGCTGTACATCTGTTATGTATATAATGACGACAGAAATAAAtaacaagctctgactaatgtgCGTTGCTGCAATTGCGAAGAATTCGCATCAATCCCTTGAATTGTCTTACAGATATTGTCAACCGAATTTGTGTGTAAGTCTACCTCAGCTGTtgtttcagctggtccacccAGCCAATCACAATCTTATGTATACTTAAAATGCTCTTCTACTTCCATGTGTGTACGTGTGACTCTGAAACCCATATAAAGACGAATAAGCAGAGTGTTTGGTTATTGTATCAGCTGGTGAAACAGCTTGTAGCTTGTCACTAGGGTCCTCTTCTAATTGCGTTTTAAACTACCATGATAATGGATATAAACTGTCATGCATTAAATTTCCTTTACTTTTAAGGTCACAATACTCGTCCTACCACTcaataattcatcaaaaatttcttccacAGCAAAATCACCAAACGAACGATTGCCGAACAGACTATAAATAAATGTCTCGTGTGCAATGTTCCAATAAATCTGGACAAGACGTCCGACTTTGTGACTTGTGATACTTGTAAGCAGTCGCCTATCTGCAAGAATCTTCATTGTGCCATATGGAGCGATAAGTCAAAAGTTTGGAACTGCAAACTTTGTCGAAGTTATTTGCATGGTTCCAGTTCGGCATGCGATTGGTTGATATCACAATTAAATGAGAGATTATTGCAGGGCAAAGACAATGAGGATCACAGTAAAATTGTCTGGTCAAGCAACGATGGTGAGATTGCATTATTACCATACGAGTGGTTGATGgatattgattgaaaattccattacaGATAGTGCACCGTTAATACCATTGGAACAACGGGAAAAAGTGCGTGAATTCGTTGAAGAACTGGTGTCGACTTTAGTCGGTGGGACTATAGATAATGCACCAGTTGGCCAGCTATTTGAGAACAAAGAATGTAAGTCATTTATCACATATCGATTTAGGATATGGACCAATTGTCTCTGagtgaacagaaaaaaatttaaaccaaaaatCCTTCCAAACTGCTTTCAGATTTAAatctattttcaaattatcatTCGAAATTAAGTAAAAAGTTGTATAATCTGGAATTATCGATTCGTCATATGTTATTCGGTGAGTTTGCACCTTCAGCAACACTTAATGTGAAAGCACGTAGCATCGATTTCTTTTATAGTACACGTTTGCACGTAAAACCATAACCTAAATTTAAGCAAAAGAATAAGTTTTCTTGAGATTGCATTTATGAAGATGCTGTAGTAGAGATCGACTGAAGATACTACAACAAAGTTCCAGAAATAAATCGGTAGCAATAACTCGCGTGTCAACTTTATTGCACGACCTGAAATGAATGTTCTGTTTAATTGGAACAAATTAACCACACGCTTTTCGATGCATAACTGTTTCAGCACCTTACTAAATGAATAACAGAAGGAAAGGTTGAATGGGTTTCTAACATGCGACAGTACAAAGAGTGTTGTtctaacaaataattttttcttttcaaatctataggaccaaaaaagtttcgatttTTCATATAACGCGTAAAATGTACCGGCTACATTGAAGCTCACGCGAGCGGTTAAAATACACTTTGTTCACAATGTTAAACAAGAAATTATAAACTTTCTCCGTAAGGGAATAGCTTTGGTTCTTGTTGCATCCTTTAGTCATTTTAATTCGATTTAAACTTAGAGATTGACAATATTATACAAGTGTACGTTCAAATGTAGTCACGTTCTTCTTCGCGTACGCGAGTGGTAAAGTACACACTCTTAACACCTACTTCCGCATTCATGCTTTCGAATATAGGTCAAAGATAGAGATTATTGGTTAGAAGAGATGTCGAACAATTATCTGACGATGTGAAACTTAGGggtcattcaaatagtgcgcaTGCCAAAATCTATGATTTTTAGACCCTTCTTCCCCCTCTGCACGCTGTTTTTCATACATTGAAATGTATGGCAGCATGCTTTTGTCAGACCCCCCAAAAAAGAGTGCGCAATGACCTGACTCAATGAAGGTAGACGTCTTTGGTCTTTATACTTTGAacgttgattttctttttttgtgagGACTCATGAGCTCACTATCTCTGActcattaaatgaaaatttctgaaaatgaaaattcactaCTGGACATGAGGAGTGAGAGAACGATTCACCGTTTCTAAATTGTAAGTCAACTTGCTTCTGGCTGTAAAGAAGTTCCATTTATCTCCATTGAAAAGGTTGAACTTTAAACTGTTTAGACTCATTTTGAATTAACtgaataaaaaatgcataagaCCTTATAGTCCATGCAAGGTTACGAcgcattgaaattgaaaaaaaaaatgcagctCAAGCAATTGCAGTTAATAATGCAGGTTTCAACTAAGTAGTGAACATGGTCAATCATTGACTAAAGTTCAAGTGCAGCAATCACATATTATCGTTTAGATATAAACTATCGATACCAGTGAGTAAAACGTATTTCGCTAGCTAAGTAACTGttttaacgaagaaatttttgttttctttccgaatttttattgtcaatttttgtttagttaAATTAGTTGCAACACATTAGCAACATTAATTAGTTTTGGCATCCGTATCGTACCcgaaatgaaaacgaaatgaataTGTTGCGCACAATTCGTTTCAATGtgtgaaatgtttgaaaaacaaaaaaatattatcacCAACTCATTAGTTGATAAAATGtagaaatatttgttgattacaAGCTCTTATCAATCGATTGTGTATTATGAATGGTATATGCTCTTTGTATACTTAATATATTTACCGTTGAGCTTTGGCAATTTGTGCTTCTtggcaatttatttttttctgattctTTCGCTCTCTTCTTTTCGTACATCGTTGATATTTCCACGTTATTAGTCAAATTGAGTATCGGTGCGTGCAGTGTATGTAAGAAATTATGTAGTTTTTGAGTGCGACCGTGAAATTATAGTAATTTCATTCATGAAAGTAGTGCCGAATCGTAgataaaaaagtaaataattgcAATGGCGTTGTTGCCATGATTTGGTCAAGTGATACGAATTGGCTGTGTGTTTATATGTCTGAACAATTTCAATGGAAATAATTCCACaattgtaaattgaattgCATCATTATTGTCTTACAAATATATTTCTCGAGTGccaaaagaatattttcattcaatctACTTGTGAATTATTGGAACATTTAGCTTGAAATCGTAAttgaaattcgtaaaaatcatttcttgtGAGATACAAAATGGATATCGATTGGATGTATTTACCAATATGTTATGCTGTTGCAGCTGGAATACTCTACACTTTTGTTTATTGGATTGAAGTTGTCTTAGGTAATGTGGgaagataaataaattcacaTCAGTCATGGGTGTAAGGCTATCCATTTTCATGATTTACAAAAGAAGACTCAAGTGCGGTTTAACCCTTCAGCAACGGCAAGCGTAACGATTACAAAGATTATAATCTGGTACCTCACTTATGTTCGAGGTACCGACaaatgtttgatacaaaatctgttacttcattctGATAAGTATACACTTCGATTTATAAGACCACGTTAGCGAGAGGtcttcgcttatttttgtcgttgctgtcgataagATATTAGCAACTTCTGAAAGATTAAAGCTAAACTGATCGACACTGGTGCATTAATGacataaattttagaattatcaTCTACAGAGAAACTTACGTTTTTATTTGTGTGTAGTCAACGAAAAACCATCACTTTCGGTTATCAGTGTAGTTACGAATGTTTTTTTAAGCCAATGACTcatcaatttaatatttaataccACCTTCAGAACGCTTACAATTACAACggtaattttgcttttttcggTCTTCATGTCGAAAAAAAGTCTCGATAAAATTACCTGTCCATATCATTTGccatttatattaaaaaaaacaacaaaaatgttgtaaaagTCTTGAAGATTACAAAAATACTGTAGCGTTAGTTTtagattcttttcataactTTACAACATTCAGCAATACTCATAGTTTTATCTTATCGTAGAGACCTTGATTGTAACGCTAGAAGATTTCGTTGTATTCATCGATGTTATTTATTAAGGGATTTATTTCTACCGAATGGTGTGTAACTTCAACACTAACCTTTGTTCCAACAGATTATAAGCTGGAAGAGATAAAATTATTACACGTATGTTCTGTACGTCATTTGGTATATTTTTTCAGTATATTTGTGAATTATGGAATACCTGACACGAATTATACTGGGATGGGACTTTAGTTATTTTTATCGTGACTGAACGCTTTTCGCAGAAGAATAGCTTATTTTTGAGATTAGATTTCAATTGGACTGTGTTGAATTATTCATATCTTCTTAAACCTTCACAGACGGCTACCATATGATTAGGATATTTATCGAATATTTTACTTGAGTCggtctaaatattttcaacagactgaaaatatattacttcatttgttgtaaaatgaattttgttatttgaGACGACTCTGGTGCTCATTATACAGTAATAACAGTTGATAGCTCCTCACTGGGTCTATTTTAGGGAATCGTAGTGCTAAAATTTACCAAAGAACCTTTCATTACcttcaattccaaaaaatcGTCCCTGTCTCCATAATAAAATTcctgattttcattttgtataaattgaACGTTCGTCTTTCGTTTAGGTCTACCAACTGGCGAAAATGAAACAGATACAATTGATCAATCACACACAAACCTCAAACACTTGGTTGAACGAATCATCGAAGAAGTGTTTAAGATTCCAGAACTGTTCGATCATAGCGGAGTACCTAAAGAACCACAACGAATAAGTCTACCTCAATTTGATCCGAAGAAATATGAAGAACTGTTGGCAACGGCTGTATTGAATAAGGTAGGTAATCTACTGATCTTATGTTATGTTATCTACAGAAAAAAGTAGAAGGTCAAGTGTTCAAGATGCAAAGTCATTAGTCgcacgaaaacgaaattttttgttttactctCGATTTGTGTAGTTTATGTATTGTTGATTTTCGACCCGACGGCATGAAAAGGTTGCCATTTGTGATTAGTTATGTTATATACAGGTACCATAGGTCTATAATAAGTGTATTAGGTAACTCAAACTCCAATTCTATGTTTCTTGTAAACTCTGCTTCGATGCaatgtaattgaaattttcttattcgCCTCCGTCGACGTTCAACTTTTGCCCCATATCTTAACTTTcataataaaactgaaaagttcagcaaaaatgttatttgaattaaatattgaTGACAAGAACCTGTTACACTATAATATGCTTAAAACACGTTTGCAGTTACGAGATTAAAGAAAATCGATGGACTTTTCTCTTTGTTTTTGTCTTGACCTTTGACTTCGTTTCTTTACGCTTATCACGTGTATACCGTATACCataaacgtaaataaaaacgTATAACGAACAGAGCACAAAAGTTTTCAGCGATACAATGTTTCCGAATTATGCGTCTCGATGTTGCCCTATATTCGACAAACTACgggaagaaaattaaaaaacttcGGCAGGTGTGTCTATAAAACTTTTGCAACAAATAAATGTTAGAATTTCTAAGCAGATTTGTTGTTGATGTTATCGAGTTCCCACTATCTTAAACAATGCGACACGAAAgtgattttatttactttattaAACGATTCgacgaaatgttttttgataaaatcaaattcaattagGAGTTGGCAGAGTTTGGTGAGTGTATCAAACGATGTATGAATTCGggacaaataatttattaacaaCATACAGACAATACATCTACTTAGGTACCCGCACATAACTCAttggaatagttatttacgtatctgttgtggacggtagattttaggcaatttcgcgagttctAGTCCGAACGGAgtgacaagcgaaagtgccaaAGATCTACCGTTGACGACAGATACGCATACAACCTTTCATATAATGGGCCGACAACCGGAGAAAAATCCCGAAACTCCCTTATTTTCGGCTCAACAAGAAAATTGTGTCTGATTTAGGTACAGTCACTTTTCATATGGGGAAAGTTTTATCTCTTTAACCGTTAGTATGTGACACAGATAATTCTAAGAGTagctaaattgaaaaagaaaagggAACGTCGAAACCGTAATATCGACATCAGAACTTTCTCGTTCTTAAGCAAGAAAAGGGTTCGGCTTTGTATTGGTAAtgttctatctatctatctatcgaaaTAGTAATATCACCGAGAAggtgaaaataaacatttccgGGCAATATTATCACTCAGAGATGATATTATTGATCAAAAAAGCGATCAACATCCCcagaaagaaataataaaatcctttagacgatattattgcCAAGAAATTATCACCTGCACAGTCATATCACCCTGGGGTATATTGTCACACACAATTTTGTGGGAAGAATAAGTCCAGATATGAATTTTCGGCACAATTGTTGAACCGAATTGAATGTTTGCGTTGATATTCAGCAACGTTCACTTAATTGTTCTAATTCTTTTTTGCAATGCATAGATATAACAGCGTGTAACATAAAATTAGTATCACAATTGTGACTGtttacgaaattattttatggcttcatttattttcttcactgCGGTTGGTTACTTTGGCCAAACATACATCAGTTTGTGGCTTGTTCCACCAGTTCAATATTCTGATAAAGAGGAACGCTTTgtcgatattttcaataataaaattcggAATAGATTGTAACGGGAGCATAGCACACAGActtctattttaaaaaaaaggaaaatgaagttGAATCAGATcgttagataaaaaaaaaatctgtttccCAAAAGAGAATGTACCTATTAAAACAAGTGTAaccttcattttattttctaatttgtCCATTATCGAATTTGTGTCGTCTCTCTTTTCAGCTAGTTGAATCATACAGCTACGAAAGAAGATTCGAAAATAGTTCAGGAATTCACTCAGGATCGGACATTGATGGAAACGTACAAAGCATTTTGCAGAAAGCTCAATTAGAAACTTTATCAACAAGCAGCTCAAATGAACCGAGAAGTGATAGCAGCAATTCAGTCAGCTTAAACGATCAGCCAATGTCGTTAACCGTACgcataatttcgtttttttttttaatttcttcatcaaaaaatgCTTTTGCGAATTTTAGGCAACCGATTTCATTGGTAATTTGTCACGGGAAAATTCAGTCTTCTCACCAATCGATTCACCGCCCCAGACTCCGCGTAGCGTTGGCAGTGACGAGGAAGCCTATCTGAGCGATTACATACAGAAACATAAAGTGCCATTGCCAGGAATCGATGCACACGACTCTGACAGCTTCGATGAGGATTATCAATCAGTAAATTCGAAAGATACCGAAGGAAATTGGCAAGAAAACTGGCTGTTCAAGAAGcgcaaattgaaaaatgaaatgaaaagcgACATTGGAATGCTGGTACCATCTCCGATGGAGGATGTGAAAGCTTTGATCGGTGATAAAACAACAGATGAGGTAAGTGACCTGTCGGAGGCAGGTTCAGACATAGAAGATGAGGAGAATGGTCCGATGAATGGTAGAAGAAGTGCTGACTTACCGCATGCATTAGTCGAAAGCAAGACAATTATTGGAGGGAAAAATGATTTCGCAGCGTTTCCGAATGCAAAAACCATTGATGAGCTGTTACAACCGGATAGTTTAGTGTCCACGCAGTCCGCCGAATCAGTTGATGTTCAAAGTCCTGTCATTATGGAAGCAAAAAATGACTTGATTTTAATGAACGATTGCGATAGCAGGCCCATCATCTTGCATGTGAAAGAGAAACAGCGCAATGGCAGTAAATCAATTGACGATAGTCTGATTAATGAAAGAGCTTGCGTTCAGAATGGATCGAGTCAATCTGGTGTCAATCAATCCGCAAAACCCACTTCAAAAGATGCTTCAATTACTAAAGGCAGTCTATTTGATGCAGAAGGCGTAGACCCACCTGTTCCTACTCCAAGGTAGATCCGATATAGTCGTATGAACTAGAAGTGTAACTAAATTGAACGTTTTTTCAACAGGAAAAAGTCAAAATCTTTGGAATCAGCTAAAGAAACTATTGCTGTCGAAGGTAGTATTGCCTTTTCTTAGTTAAACTCTAAGTACTTTAGCATGAGCATACTAAATTTACTAACAAATCTGAAATCTCTGTACTAATTTACCTTAGTTCCAACCCAACCCACAATACAAGAGAGTGGTAGTCTTCCTGACAACAACACCATTGTGAACCAAATTATCCGCGAGTTCGACTTTAGCGTGGAAGTCGATAAATTGTTAGGAAATAAACCACAATCGTTGGATGATGAACTTCTCGACTCATCAATTAACGATATCTATGATAGCATTGAAGGCGATCCGACACTCGATTATCAATCTCTAATTGCTGAAAACGAAACTGTCAATACTGCAGTCGTATCAACGAGTCCTGAGATAATTTTAGAAGCTAGCAACCTATTAATCGAGGACTGTTTTACCGAAACAACTCAGGAAATTTCACAAGACCAACTGGAAAATAATCGTTTGAGttcgttgaattttattgagCCAACTTCAGGCCCATCTTCCAACATTTCCagtgaaaattatatttgcaAAGTTTCACCAAGCGAATTTGATTTATCAGTAGACAGTGCGCTGCAACCTAAATCCGACATTTTTGATGTTATTGCTACCAATGGGGTTGAAGACAAAAGTGTACCTCAAGCAATGTATATCAGCAGTAAGCCAGCATTGATTGCTGTTGAAATCGCCACGCATGATACATCGACCGTGCAGGTGATCAATGATGATAGTGAGAAAAAGGAACCGGCGACCTCCATCCCAACTTTGATTATATCAAatatttgtggtgatacaccTCCGCCCACAGCGGCATGTGATGATGACATGTCGTTGAaaccaaaaaaagttttaagagCTCAGGACTCACTCGAGCTGCCACCGGATGATCGAGAGAAATTTGAACCCACGAAACGAGTCGattcttttgatttgaaaGATGTTGATAGAAAGATCGATGATAAATTGGAGATTGATGTCGATTCGGAAGTAAATGGTATGAAAAGCAACACTGATAAGGAACTTTCAAATGCAATTACTGATCCGGAACAAACGTCCGAGGAAGACTTCGTTATTGTCACAGAGGAAGAAGTGAAAGCTTTGAAAATCGAAGAAGAAATATTGCTGAGCACCCAAGGAGTTGGTGACTCTTTAACTGAAACGAAACCTGAAACTGAAAATTCGATTACTTCAGCATATAAAGattcaaacgaaaacaaaCTGGAAAGTCCCAACGAAAATATCTGTAAGGATTTGATTCAAACGAATGAACCAGAACTGATGCTGAAGCAATTCTCGACTAACCAATCATCCggtgaaattgatgaaaaacaCACAACTGAATTGTCGGTCCAACCAGAATCGAATGAATTCATAGTTATGAACACtcgcaaaatatttgaactgCCCTCCATTCCTGAGTCAACTACTCAAACCAATGAAATTGAGAGGCCTTCCGCTTCTGCTGTGACTTACACCACTTCCAACTTATTCATATCTAACCAAGAAATCATCTTAAATACTAACCCATCTACTAACACAATACACTCAGACGAGCATGGTCCTTTACCAGGTGCATATTGATAGCGGGCTATTTCTCCCCAGTTATCTAATTTATTATTCTTTAAATGAACCAGGTTCGATTGCTGAACGTGAACACCTTAAATGGATGAATGCTCAAGTCGATATTCCGAACAATCCATATTCCGCTGAAGCACTGCAAAGGCGACTTAGTCAGACGAAAAGTCCAAGTA comes from the Bradysia coprophila strain Holo2 unplaced genomic scaffold, BU_Bcop_v1 contig_358, whole genome shotgun sequence genome and includes:
- the LOC119081716 gene encoding uncharacterized protein LOC119081716 isoform X3, coding for MLDTCTIRNNLTLTVGVIIGGITTILLIRKGAQLFSKITKRTIAEQTINKCLVCNVPINLDKTSDFVTCDTCKQSPICKNLHCAIWSDKSKVWNCKLCRSYLHGSSSACDWLISQLNERLLQGKDNEDHSKIVWSSNDDSAPLIPLEQREKVREFVEELVSTLVGGTIDNAPVGQLFENKEYLNLFSNYHSKLSKKLYNLELSIRHMLFGLPTGENETDTIDQSHTNLKHLVERIIEEVFKIPELFDHSGVPKEPQRISLPQFDPKKYEELLATAVLNKLVESYSYERRFENSSGIHSGSDIDGNVQSILQKAQLETLSTSSSNEPRSDSSNSVSLNDQPMSLTATDFIGNLSRENSVFSPIDSPPQTPRSVGSDEEAYLSDYIQKHKVPLPGIDAHDSDSFDEDYQSVNSKDTEGNWQENWLFKKRKLKNEMKSDIGMLVPSPMEDVKALIGDKTTDEVSDLSEAGSDIEDEENGPMNGRRSADLPHALVESKTIIGGKNDFAAFPNAKTIDELLQPDSLVSTQSAESVDVQSPVIMEAKNDLILMNDCDSRPIILHVKEKQRNGSKSIDDSLINERACVQNGSSQSGVNQSAKPTSKDASITKGSLFDAEGVDPPVPTPRKKSKSLESAKETIAVEVPTQPTIQESGSLPDNNTIVNQIIREFDFSVEVDKLLGNKPQSLDDELLDSSINDIYDSIEGDPTLDYQSLIAENETVNTAVVSTSPEIILEASNLLIEDCFTETTQEISQDQLENNRLSSLNFIEPTSGPSSNISSENYICKVSPSEFDLSVDSALQPKSDIFDVIATNGVEDKSVPQAMYISSKPALIAVEIATHDTSTVQVINDDSEKKEPATSIPTLIISNICGDTPPPTAACDDDMSLKPKKVLRAQDSLELPPDDREKFEPTKRVDSFDLKDVDRKIDDKLEIDVDSEVNGMKSNTDKELSNAITDPEQTSEEDFVIVTEEEVKALKIEEEILLSTQGVGDSLTETKPETENSITSAYKDSNENKLESPNENICKDLIQTNEPELMLKQFSTNQSSGEIDEKHTTELSVQPESNEFIVMNTRKIFELPSIPESTTQTNEIERPSASAVTYTTSNLFISNQEIILNTNPSTNTIHSDEHGPLPGSIAEREHLKWMNAQVDIPNNPYSAEALQRRLSQTKSPSKVIDINLALAAKSIELDEDVTTKADNGKPLQIVLGAGEPDQLRYGRDYYINDSKAASGTRKKTSSIQRYSSTDEDNISSKPTTPDSDVFTARIVQIRDDPDQTSDDSTKLKLSITDRLSDNSSSLSLQSDSVQSDDSETRVYDLRKNETAYLRSDIIRTSRIPVGATTTPPPTPIDGESLHKNLDQFFAIQQLNQLKKSEEEQEATSQQKSQTFHSGRGVSKPLSPETLKFFTPKPKPVFTSKFKMEETAPIKPLILEREDAIPQNGTIEKGVIEEDVISSLPSVKALAKNFIEPSTETTKQPIQRPKTFAWQVSNEIGSNTNGHTKEPSPDSYLPNYETRYHPVAPGHSITARSLSTKFREELKHSISDDASNGSDNIEIVEREHSPDRPPSPVLLKGIFKEKMSFFQNLENK